One window of the Nicotiana tabacum cultivar K326 chromosome 4, ASM71507v2, whole genome shotgun sequence genome contains the following:
- the LOC107821343 gene encoding DEAD-box ATP-dependent RNA helicase 3, chloroplastic — translation MACSSSIIGVPSIYQTNPSRRPIPTPLLSLPYSNEKSHFINVRLRHASLVASAVVTPNSSVLSEEAFKGIGGFGKDSLNVSSEPEYDSEFDDDSGAEDELAISKLGLPQRLADSLEKRGITHLFPIQRAVLVPALEGRDIIARAKTGTGKTLAFGIPVLKKLSGDEEIRNTLRRGRLPKILVLAPTRELAKQVEKEMKESAPYLNTVCIYGGVSYATQQNALTRGVDVVVGTPGRLIDLINNNTLKLGEVEYLVLDEADQMLAVGFEEDVEVILEKLPSQRQSMLFSATMPGWVKKLARKYLNNPLTIDLVGDQEEKLAEGIKLYALSTTATSKRTILSDLVTVYAKGGKTIVFTQTKRDADEVSMALSNSISSEALHGDISQHQRERTLNGFRQGKFTVLVATDVASRGLDIPNVDLVIHYELPNDPETFVHRSGRTGRAGKEGNAILMYTGNQRRTVRSLERDVGCKFEFVSPPSVKEVLESSAEHVVATLNGVHPESVEYFTPTAQQLMEQQGVNALAAALALLGGFSKPPSSRSLITHEQGWTTLQLTRDSVNSKGFLSARSVTGFLADVYSPAADEVGKIHLIADERVQGAVFDLPEEIAADLLNQELPPGNTISKITKLPALQDDGPASDFYGKFSSNSRGARGGLRDRRGRNSRGLSSGRFSDNDDDNWGNDFRPRGGRTRRGGSDWLIGGDRRTSRPSSGGSRDRSFGGACFSCGRSGHRASECPNKRDY, via the exons ATGGCCTGTTCTTCTTCCATTATAGGAGTTCCCTCCATATACCAAACCAACCCTTCACGAAGACCCATCCCTACCCCACTTCTATCCCTTCCTTACTCTAATGAAAAATCCCATTTTATTAATGTTCGTCTCAGACATGCTTCTCTTGTGGCTTCTGCTGTGGTAACTCCAAATTCTTCTGTTCTTAGTGAAGAAGCGTTCAAGGGAATTGGGGGTTTTGGGAAGGACTCTTTGAATGTTAGCAGCGAACCTGAATACGATTCTGAGTTTGATGATGACTCAGGAGCTGAGGATGAACTTGCTATTTCTAAACTGGGTTTACCTCAGAGACTTGCTGACTCTCTTGAGAAACGTGGAATTACTCATCTTTTCCCTATTCAG AGAGCTGTTCTAGTGCCGGCACTGGAAGGCCGGGATATAATTGCTCGTGCAAAGACAGGAACAGGGAAGACACTTGCCTTTGGTATTCCAGTATTGAAAAAGCTTAGTGGAGATGAAGAAATAAGAAATACTCTGAG ACGTGGGCGGCTTCCCAAAATTCTGGTACTTGCACCTACTCGAGAGTTAGCCAAGCAAGTAGAGAAGGAAATGAAAGAGTCGGCACCATACTTGAACACTGTCTGCATATACGGAGGTGTTTCTTATGCTACACAGCAAAATGCACTGACCCGTGGGGTTGATGTTGTTGTTGGAACTCCAGGTAGACTTATTGACCTAATAAACAATAACACCTTGAAACTGGGGGAGGTGGAATATTTGGTCCTCGACGAGGCTGATCAAATGCTCGCAGTTGGATTTGAGGAAGATGTGGAAGttattttggaaaaacttccATCACAGAGGCAGAGCATGCTTTTCTCGGCCACCATGCCTGGCTGGGTAAAGAAACTGGCTAGGAAGTATTTGAACAATCCTTTGACAATTGACTTG GTTGGTGATCAAGAGGAAAAGCTGGCAGAGGGGATCAAGCTTTATGCTCTATCAACTACAGCAACATCAAAACGAACCATACTCAGTGATCTTGTTACG GTTTATGCAAAGGGTGGAAAGACAATTGTTTTCACACAGACAAAGCGAGATGCTGACGAGGTCTCAATGGCATTATCAAACAGCATTTCTTCTGAGGCACTGCATGGCGACATTTCTCAACATCAGAGGGAAAGAACTCTAAATGGCTTTAGGCAAGGAAAATTCACCGTGCTAGTTGCGACTGACGTTGCATCTCGTGGTCTTGATATACCGAATGTTGACTTA GTAATCCATTATGAACTGCCCAATGATCCAGAGACTTTTGTTCATCGCTCTGGTCGAACAGGACGTGCTGGAAAAGAAGGCAATGCTATTCTGATGTACACAGGTAATCAAAGGCGAACTGTCAGATCTCTCGAACGTGATGTTGGGTGCAAATTTGAGTTCGTTAGTCCTCCATCTGTTAAAGAGGTTTTGGAGTCATCAGCTGAGCATGTGGTGGCTACACTTAATGGTGTTCATCCCGAATCTGTTGAGTATTTCACTCCAACTGCGCAACAGTTGATGGAGCAACAAGGAGTAAATGCCCTTGCTGCTGCACTTGCTCTTTTGGGTGGGTTTTCCAAACCGCCATCTTCTCGGTCTCTAATAACTCATGAGCAG GGGTGGACAACATTGCAGCTGACACGTGATTCTGTAAATTCCAAAGGATTCCTGTCGGCAAGATCGGTTACCGGTTTCCTCGCTGATGTTTATTCACCAGCTGCCGATGAAGTTGGCAAAATTCACCTAATTGCAGATGAAAGG GTTCAGGGGGCTGTATTTGATCTTCCTGAGGAGATTGCAGCAGATCTACTAAATCAGGAGTTACCACCTGGAAATACTATTTCCAAAATTACTAAG TTACCTGCTTTACAAGATGATGGGCCAGCTAGTGATTTTTATGGGAAGTTTTCAAGCAATAGTAGGGGGGCACGAGGAGGTTTAAGGGACCGTAGAGGCAGAAATTCCCGGGGTTTGTCTAGTGGTCGATTCTCTGACAATGATGATGATAATTGGGGTAATGACTTTAGGCCGCGAGGTGGCCGAACAAGAAGAGGAGGAAGTGATTGGCTCATTGGTGGTGATAGGCGCACTAGCAGGCCTTCATCTGGAGGAAGCAGAGACAG AAGCTTTGGTGGTGCATGTTTCAGTTGTGGACGCAGTGGTCACCGAGCATCTGAATGCCCTAACAAAAGGGACTATTAG